The Streptomyces laurentii genome contains a region encoding:
- a CDS encoding phosphoribosylamine-glycine ligase (identified by MetaGeneAnnotator; putative;~phosphoribosylamine-glycine ligase [Streptomyces pristinaespiralis ATCC25486]) — MGTEQIRRWDSGALAHAVSDPFGQGPLPWLRGSDNYFDGTGQLVPWYADETLARGGAGGPRTADDMHGQIKGFASNGAVAPGEAIDFHVTVDPPQQFSVDIYRIGHYSGDGARKISTSPRIAGIVQPAPLAADRTVSCHHWWQSWRLQVPPHWKIGAYVAVLTTAGGYRSHIPFTVRDAHHADLLLVLPDVTWQAYNLYPEDGHSGASLYHAWDEDGRLLGEEEAAVTVSFDRPYAGAGLPLHVGHAYDFIRWAERYGYDLAYAETRDLHAGRIDPSRYRGLVFPGHDEYWSAPMRRAVELARDQGTSLVFLSANTMYWQVELGPSPSGAPDRLLTCRKRRGPGRPVLWREVDRPEQELLGIQYAGRVPEPHPLVVRNARHWLWESTGAGEGDEIPGLVAGEADRYYPRTPLPEHESRILLAHSPYRDGDGVTRHQETSLYRAPSGAWVFASGTFAWSPALDRPGHVDDRIQRATANLLDRICKQD, encoded by the coding sequence ATGGGTACGGAGCAGATCAGGCGCTGGGATTCGGGAGCGCTCGCCCACGCCGTGTCCGATCCTTTCGGCCAGGGCCCGCTGCCCTGGCTGCGCGGCTCGGACAACTACTTCGACGGCACCGGCCAGCTGGTGCCCTGGTACGCCGACGAGACCCTGGCCCGCGGCGGCGCCGGCGGCCCGCGTACCGCCGACGACATGCACGGCCAGATCAAGGGCTTCGCCTCGAATGGCGCGGTGGCGCCCGGCGAGGCGATCGACTTCCACGTCACGGTGGACCCGCCCCAGCAGTTCTCGGTCGACATCTACCGGATCGGCCACTACTCCGGCGACGGCGCCCGCAAGATCAGCACCAGCCCCCGGATCGCCGGCATCGTCCAGCCCGCCCCGCTGGCCGCCGACCGCACCGTGTCCTGTCACCACTGGTGGCAGTCCTGGCGTCTCCAGGTCCCGCCGCACTGGAAGATCGGGGCATATGTCGCGGTGCTCACCACCGCCGGCGGCTACCGCTCCCACATCCCCTTCACCGTCCGCGACGCCCACCACGCCGACCTGCTGCTCGTCCTGCCGGACGTGACCTGGCAGGCGTACAACCTCTATCCGGAGGACGGGCACAGCGGCGCCAGCCTCTACCACGCCTGGGACGAGGACGGCCGGCTGCTCGGCGAGGAGGAGGCGGCGGTGACCGTCTCCTTCGACCGTCCGTACGCGGGCGCGGGCCTGCCGCTGCACGTGGGCCACGCCTACGACTTCATCCGCTGGGCCGAGCGCTACGGCTACGACCTGGCCTATGCCGAGACGCGCGACCTGCACGCGGGCCGGATCGACCCCAGCCGCTACCGGGGCCTGGTCTTCCCCGGGCACGACGAGTACTGGTCGGCGCCCATGCGCCGTGCCGTCGAACTGGCCCGCGACCAGGGCACGTCGCTCGTCTTCCTCTCCGCCAACACCATGTACTGGCAGGTGGAGCTGGGCCCGTCGCCGTCCGGCGCCCCGGACCGGCTGCTCACCTGCCGCAAGCGCCGCGGCCCCGGCCGCCCGGTGCTCTGGCGCGAGGTGGACCGGCCCGAGCAGGAGCTGCTCGGCATCCAGTACGCGGGCCGGGTGCCCGAACCGCACCCGCTGGTCGTACGGAACGCGCGGCACTGGCTCTGGGAGTCCACCGGCGCCGGCGAGGGCGACGAGATCCCGGGCCTGGTCGCGGGCGAGGCCGACCGCTACTACCCGCGCACCCCGCTGCCCGAGCACGAGAGCCGCATCCTGCTCGCCCACTCGCCCTACCGGGACGGCGACGGCGTCACGCGCCACCAGGAGACCAGCCTGTACCGGGCCCCGTCCGGTGCCTGGGTCTTCGCCTCGGGCACCTTCGCCTGGTCCCCGGCGCTCGACCGGCCGGGCCATGTGGACGACCGCATCCAGCGCGCCACCGCCAACCTCCTGGACCGCATCTGCAAACAGGACTGA
- a CDS encoding MDMPI_N multi-domain protein (MDMPI_N multi-domain protein [Streptomyces fulvissimus DSM40593];~Mycothiol maleylpyruvate isomerase N-terminal domain; pfam11716;~UniProt-pubmed:11572948; UniProt-pubmed:20624727; UniProt-pubmed:21463507; UniProt-pubmed:18375553; UniProt-pubmed:20581206; UniProt-pubmed:20064060; UniProt-pubmed:21551298;~identified by MetaGeneAnnotator; putative;~uncharacterized Actinobacterial protein TIGR03083): MPPAKKRVQRLRRYDSAKTRAAVLAQFGHVRNAVRTLPPEAFDKPTRLGEWTVRELVAHVSWMVDCVPRLLGRPEPARQEVALLDWPFVTAGTAEWIDERTRQVDASDPAALMDRTGQAYEAAVAVAADERLIPLGFGAMTLADFLVTRTVELVVHTDDLSAATGVEIPYDRQALAACTRLLADALAAKAPGGAVEVRIPPYAVVQCVEGPRHTRGTPPNVVETDPMTWIRLATGRAVWAAERDAARVSASGERAGLEGLLPLMS; the protein is encoded by the coding sequence ATGCCGCCTGCCAAGAAGCGCGTCCAGCGCCTCCGCCGTTACGACTCCGCCAAGACCCGGGCCGCCGTGCTCGCCCAGTTCGGGCATGTCCGCAACGCGGTGCGGACGCTGCCGCCCGAGGCGTTCGACAAGCCGACCCGGCTGGGGGAGTGGACGGTACGGGAGCTGGTCGCACACGTCTCGTGGATGGTCGACTGCGTGCCGCGGCTGCTGGGCCGGCCCGAGCCGGCCCGCCAGGAAGTCGCGCTGCTCGACTGGCCGTTCGTGACGGCCGGCACCGCCGAGTGGATCGACGAGCGCACCCGGCAGGTCGACGCGTCCGACCCGGCCGCGCTCATGGACCGGACCGGGCAGGCGTACGAGGCGGCGGTGGCCGTCGCCGCCGACGAGCGGCTGATCCCGCTGGGCTTCGGCGCGATGACGCTCGCCGACTTCCTCGTCACCCGGACCGTCGAACTCGTCGTGCACACCGACGACCTGAGCGCCGCGACCGGCGTCGAGATCCCGTACGACCGGCAGGCGCTGGCCGCCTGCACCCGGCTGCTCGCGGACGCGCTGGCCGCGAAGGCGCCCGGCGGGGCGGTGGAGGTGCGGATCCCGCCGTACGCGGTCGTGCAGTGCGTGGAGGGCCCCCGGCACACCCGCGGCACCCCGCCCAACGTGGTGGAGACCGATCCGATGACCTGGATCCGGCTCGCCACCGGCCGGGCCGTGTGGGCGGCGGAGAGGGACGCGGCGCGGGTGAGCGCGAGCGGCGAGCGGGCCGGTCTGGAAGGGCTTCTGCCGCTGATGAGCTGA
- a CDS encoding phosphoribosylformylglycinamidine synthase subunit I (COG: COG0047; Pfam: PF07685; InterPro: IPR010075;~Type 1 glutamine amidotransferase (GATase1)-like domain foundin Formylglycinamide ribonucleotide amidotransferase; cd01740;~catalytic triad [active];~identified by MetaGeneAnnotator; putative;~phosphoribosylformylglycinamidine synthase I; Provisional;~phosphoribosylformylglycinamidine synthase subunit I [Mobiluncus curtisii ATCC43063];~putative active site [active]) has translation MTARIGVVTFPGTLDDQDALRAARLAGAEPVSLWHRDKDLKQVDAVVLAGGFSYGDYLRAGAISRFSPVMESIIEQAKAGMPVLGICNGFQVLTEAHLLPGAMLRNNHLHFICRDQKLRVENAETAWTADYEQGQEISVPLKNMDGRYVADERTLDELEAEGRVAFRYLDMNPNGSLRDIAGVTNAAGNVVGLMPHPEHAVEPLIGTGGTDGLGFFTSILKKLVNA, from the coding sequence GTGACCGCACGCATCGGCGTCGTCACGTTCCCCGGAACGCTGGACGACCAGGACGCGCTGCGCGCCGCCCGCCTCGCGGGTGCCGAGCCCGTCTCGCTCTGGCACCGCGACAAGGACCTCAAGCAGGTCGACGCCGTGGTCCTGGCCGGCGGCTTCTCCTATGGCGACTACCTGCGGGCCGGAGCGATCTCCCGCTTCTCGCCGGTGATGGAGTCGATCATCGAGCAGGCGAAGGCGGGCATGCCCGTCCTCGGCATCTGCAACGGCTTCCAGGTCCTCACCGAGGCCCACCTGCTGCCGGGCGCGATGCTGCGCAACAACCACCTGCACTTCATCTGCCGCGACCAGAAGCTGCGGGTGGAGAACGCGGAGACCGCCTGGACCGCCGACTACGAGCAGGGCCAGGAGATCTCGGTCCCGCTCAAGAACATGGACGGCCGGTACGTCGCCGACGAGCGCACGCTCGACGAGCTGGAGGCCGAGGGCCGGGTCGCCTTCCGCTACCTGGACATGAACCCCAACGGCTCGCTCCGCGACATCGCGGGCGTCACCAACGCCGCGGGCAACGTGGTCGGCCTCATGCCGCACCCCGAGCACGCCGTCGAGCCGCTGATCGGCACCGGTGGCACCGACGGTCTCGGTTTCTTCACCTCGATCCTCAAGAAGCTGGTCAACGCCTGA
- a CDS encoding phosphoribosylformylglycinamidine synthase subunit purS (IS fingerprint type 4-5;~With PurL and PurQ catalyzes the conversion of formylglycinamide ribonucleotide, ATP, and glutamine to formylglycinamidine ribonucleotide, ADP, and glutamate in the fourth step of the purine biosynthetic pathway;~identified by MetaGeneAnnotator; putative;~phosphoribosylformylglycinamidine synthase subunit PurS [Corynebacterium glutamicum ATCC13032];~phosphoribosylformylglycinamidine synthase subunit PurS; Reviewed), whose protein sequence is MLKPEILDPQGQAVQRALPRLGFDGIADVRQGKRFELEVEGPVDDAALARIHEMAETFLANTVIEDFTVKVES, encoded by the coding sequence ATGCTCAAGCCGGAGATCCTCGACCCGCAGGGACAGGCGGTGCAGCGTGCACTGCCCCGCCTCGGTTTCGACGGGATCGCCGACGTCCGCCAGGGGAAGCGCTTCGAGCTGGAGGTGGAGGGGCCGGTCGACGACGCCGCCCTCGCCCGCATCCATGAGATGGCCGAAACCTTCCTTGCCAACACCGTGATCGAGGACTTCACCGTGAAGGTGGAGTCGTGA
- a CDS encoding phosphoribosylformylglycinamidine synthase II (ATP binding site [chemical binding];~PurL subunit of the formylglycinamide ribonucleotide amidotransferase (FGAR-AT), first repeat. FGAR-AT catalyzes the ATP-dependent conversion of formylglycinamide ribonucleotide (FGAR) and glutamine to formylglycinamidine ribonucleotide (FGAM), ADP; cd02203;~PurL subunit of the formylglycinamide ribonucleotide amidotransferase (FGAR-AT), second repeat. FGAR-AT catalyzes the ATP-dependent conversion of formylglycinamide ribonucleotide (FGAR) and glutamine to formylglycinamidine ribonucleotide (FGAM), ADP; cd02204;~catalyzes the formation of 2-(formamido)-N1-(5-phospho-D-ribosyl)acetamidine from N2-formyl-N1-(5-phospho-D-ribosyl)glycinamide and L-glutamine in purine biosynthesis;~dimerization interface [polypeptide binding];~identified by MetaGeneAnnotator; putative;~phosphoribosylformylglycinamidine synthase II [Mycobacterium tuberculosis F11];~phosphoribosylformylglycinamidine synthase II; Provisional) codes for MTLDTVTHAAETPDSEQPWRELGLKEDEYARVREILGRRPTGAELAMYSVMWSEHCSYKSSKVHLKQFGEKVPQNDAMLVGIGENAGVVDVGQGYAVTFKVESHNHPSYIEPYQGAATGVGGIVRDILAMGARPVAVVDPLRFGAADHPDTRRVLPGVVAGIGGYGNCLGLPNIGGEVVFDSCYQGNPLVNAGCIGVMKHEDIHLAKASGPGNKVILYGARTGGDGIGGVSVLASETFDDTKPTKRPAVQVGDPFQEKLLIECTLEIFQEKLVAGIQDLGGAGLSCATSELASAGSGGMRVDLEKVHLRDATLSPEEILMSESQERMCAIVEPEHVDRFLEICEKWDVIATVIGEVTEGERLEIFWHGEQIVDVPPRTVAHEGPVYHRPFERPSWQDTLQADDAGKLPRPQDGAELKDQVLRLVGSPNQASKAWITDQYDRFVQGNTVLAQPEDAGMVRIDEESNLGVAMATDGNGRYAKLDPYAGAQLALAEAYRNVAATGAKPLAVSDCLNFGSPEDPAVMWQFAEATRGLADACFTLGTPVTGGNVSLYNQTGEAAIHPTPVVAVLGVIDDVNRRTPMAFAQEGQLLYLLGDTKEEFGGSAWSEVVHQHLGGLPPAVDLDREKLLGEILISASRDGMIDAAHDLSDGGLVQAVVESCLRGGNGARLVVPEGLDAFTFLFSESAGRAVVAVPRSEELRFTDMCGARGLPATRIGVVDGDTVDVQGEFSVTLEELRATHEATIPGLLA; via the coding sequence ATGACTCTCGACACCGTTACGCATGCGGCCGAGACGCCGGACAGCGAGCAGCCCTGGAGGGAGCTCGGCCTCAAGGAGGACGAGTACGCGCGCGTCCGCGAGATCCTGGGCCGCCGTCCCACCGGCGCCGAGCTGGCCATGTACTCCGTCATGTGGTCCGAGCACTGCTCGTACAAGAGCAGCAAGGTCCACCTGAAGCAGTTCGGCGAGAAGGTCCCGCAGAACGACGCGATGCTCGTCGGCATCGGCGAGAACGCGGGCGTCGTCGACGTCGGCCAGGGGTACGCGGTCACCTTCAAGGTCGAGTCGCACAACCACCCCAGCTACATCGAGCCCTACCAGGGCGCGGCCACCGGCGTCGGCGGCATCGTCCGCGACATCCTCGCCATGGGCGCCCGCCCGGTCGCCGTGGTCGACCCGCTGCGCTTCGGCGCGGCCGACCACCCCGACACCCGGCGCGTGCTGCCCGGCGTCGTCGCGGGCATCGGCGGCTACGGCAACTGCCTCGGCCTGCCGAACATCGGCGGCGAGGTCGTCTTCGACTCCTGCTACCAGGGCAACCCCCTGGTCAACGCCGGCTGCATCGGCGTGATGAAGCACGAGGACATCCACCTCGCCAAGGCGTCCGGCCCGGGCAACAAGGTCATCCTGTACGGCGCCCGCACGGGCGGCGACGGCATCGGCGGCGTGTCCGTCCTCGCCTCGGAGACCTTCGACGACACCAAGCCCACCAAGCGCCCGGCGGTCCAGGTCGGCGACCCGTTCCAGGAGAAGCTCCTCATCGAGTGCACCCTGGAGATCTTCCAGGAGAAGCTGGTCGCGGGCATCCAGGACCTCGGCGGCGCCGGTCTGTCCTGCGCCACCTCCGAGCTGGCGAGCGCCGGTTCCGGCGGTATGCGGGTCGACCTGGAGAAGGTGCACCTGCGCGACGCGACGCTCTCGCCCGAGGAGATCCTCATGAGCGAGTCGCAGGAGCGCATGTGCGCGATCGTCGAGCCCGAGCACGTCGACCGCTTCCTCGAGATCTGCGAGAAGTGGGACGTCATCGCCACCGTCATCGGTGAGGTGACGGAGGGCGAGCGGCTGGAGATCTTCTGGCACGGCGAGCAGATCGTCGACGTCCCGCCGCGCACGGTCGCGCACGAGGGTCCGGTCTACCACCGGCCGTTCGAGCGCCCGAGCTGGCAGGACACCCTGCAGGCCGACGACGCGGGCAAGCTGCCCCGGCCGCAGGACGGCGCCGAGCTGAAGGACCAGGTCCTCCGGCTCGTCGGCTCCCCGAACCAGGCCTCCAAGGCGTGGATCACCGACCAGTACGACCGCTTCGTGCAGGGCAACACCGTCCTCGCACAGCCCGAGGACGCGGGCATGGTCCGGATCGACGAGGAGTCGAACCTGGGCGTGGCCATGGCGACCGACGGCAACGGCCGGTACGCCAAGCTCGACCCGTACGCGGGTGCGCAGCTGGCGCTCGCGGAGGCGTACCGCAACGTCGCCGCGACCGGTGCCAAGCCGCTGGCCGTGTCCGACTGCCTGAACTTCGGTTCGCCCGAGGACCCGGCCGTCATGTGGCAGTTCGCCGAGGCCACCCGCGGTCTCGCGGACGCCTGCTTCACCCTGGGCACCCCGGTGACCGGCGGCAACGTGTCGCTGTACAACCAGACCGGTGAGGCCGCGATCCACCCGACGCCCGTCGTGGCGGTCCTCGGTGTGATCGACGACGTCAACCGCCGTACGCCGATGGCGTTCGCTCAGGAGGGGCAGCTGCTCTACCTGCTGGGCGACACCAAGGAAGAGTTCGGCGGTTCGGCCTGGTCCGAGGTCGTCCACCAGCACCTCGGCGGTCTGCCGCCGGCCGTGGACCTCGACCGGGAGAAGCTGCTCGGCGAGATCCTGATCTCGGCCTCCCGCGACGGCATGATCGACGCGGCGCACGACCTGTCCGACGGCGGTCTCGTCCAGGCGGTCGTCGAGTCCTGCCTGCGCGGCGGCAACGGCGCGCGTCTGGTCGTCCCCGAGGGCCTGGACGCCTTCACCTTCCTCTTCTCGGAGTCGGCGGGCCGCGCGGTCGTCGCCGTCCCGCGCAGCGAGGAGCTCCGCTTCACCGACATGTGCGGTGCGCGGGGTCTGCCGGCCACCCGGATCGGTGTCGTCGACGGCGACACGGTCGACGTGCAGGGCGAGTTCAGCGTCACCCTGGAGGAGCTGCGCGCCACGCACGAGGCGACGATCCCGGGCCTGCTGGCCTGA
- a CDS encoding lsr2-like protein (Lsr2-like protein [Streptomyces albus J1074];~Lsr2; pfam11774;~identified by MetaGeneAnnotator; putative), translating into MAQRVVVTLSDDIDGGEAAETVAFGLDGKMYEIDLNPANAEKLRKVLAPYLAAGRRVGTRPGPRSGKAGGPAKGEYKYSALAPDPAAVRAWAQSNKMDVPARGRIPKRVYEAFQAAS; encoded by the coding sequence GTGGCACAGCGTGTGGTGGTCACTCTCTCCGATGACATCGACGGAGGAGAGGCGGCGGAAACAGTCGCGTTCGGCCTCGACGGGAAGATGTACGAGATCGACCTGAATCCCGCCAATGCAGAGAAACTGCGCAAGGTCCTGGCCCCCTACCTGGCGGCCGGGCGCAGGGTCGGGACCCGTCCCGGCCCCCGGTCCGGCAAGGCCGGCGGCCCCGCGAAGGGCGAGTACAAGTACAGCGCCCTGGCCCCCGACCCGGCGGCCGTCCGCGCCTGGGCCCAGTCCAACAAGATGGACGTGCCGGCCCGCGGCCGTATCCCCAAGCGTGTGTACGAGGCCTTCCAGGCCGCGAGCTGA
- a CDS encoding integral membrane protein (identified by MetaGeneAnnotator; putative;~integral membrane protein [Streptomyces davawensis JCM4913]) yields MYGVTGTNGNTSGTSGTSGTGGTRGTSGADDSRGPAPARRVDRAHRASGPGGGPRGPVGPGGSRATPGYATGDELGARAARARALAVLRVRGRALGLAVLPAAVAAVLYAGGVTGHFTGPGWDTARWVVTVLAVVVLLVAAAVALVVARSRPAVTPTVELAESAAPDLYRLVRDLADRLDVPPPSAIALTPDCDSWLEDRSHRAHGARRVGDAPVLVIGSPFLWWMRVGELRAVLAPVVAGTGPAAHPDIAAARRFVRGLDAAVAVPRTPGLDPVRRLGAHGVGRLARTLLRGCRGHAAEMERGVAAAGSERAQTVDYGVRIVAQEQVGLAYAGWDRLLTRVALPAWRMGRWPARLDAGVVSALTELSRRDRLAEGFTSRLGERPACDLLEEPGAVDEATSLLAARLFHGAPAGPGANWAPVEWGAYAEEVVDRTWRADAARLHQVLDRVAPDPAAPPAERPAAPAPTDVPDAPPTLARIITHLTAPERPAPGHRPESPQSPEGPRGTENPDSTDGLDDPDGGLESPAADELAAALTAQAAREERGRPVAQAPEGFDGPGPLFPLQPPRSGRDLLADHVTAMVCCAAVDTTEAAPGLDWLDGPALFVRGERCTDLTATVLSLVEDGDPKPLRTWLTRAGVRPEKPVRLV; encoded by the coding sequence ATGTACGGCGTGACCGGCACGAACGGCAACACGAGTGGCACAAGTGGCACAAGTGGCACGGGTGGCACGAGGGGAACCAGCGGCGCGGACGATTCCCGCGGACCGGCCCCCGCGCGGCGGGTGGACCGGGCGCACCGCGCGAGCGGACCGGGCGGCGGCCCGCGCGGCCCCGTCGGCCCGGGCGGTTCGCGCGCGACCCCCGGCTACGCGACCGGTGACGAACTCGGCGCCCGCGCCGCCCGCGCCCGCGCCCTCGCCGTGCTCCGCGTCCGCGGCCGGGCCCTCGGCCTCGCGGTGCTCCCCGCCGCCGTCGCCGCCGTCCTGTACGCGGGCGGCGTCACCGGCCACTTCACCGGCCCCGGCTGGGACACCGCCCGCTGGGTGGTGACCGTCCTCGCCGTCGTCGTCCTGCTCGTGGCGGCGGCCGTCGCCCTGGTCGTGGCCCGTTCCCGGCCGGCCGTGACACCGACGGTGGAGCTCGCCGAGAGCGCCGCCCCCGACCTCTACCGGCTGGTCCGCGACCTCGCCGACCGGCTCGACGTCCCGCCGCCCTCCGCGATAGCCCTGACGCCGGACTGCGACAGCTGGCTGGAGGACCGCTCGCACCGGGCGCACGGCGCCCGCCGGGTCGGCGACGCGCCGGTCCTGGTCATCGGCTCGCCCTTCCTCTGGTGGATGCGGGTCGGCGAACTGCGCGCCGTCCTCGCCCCCGTCGTCGCCGGTACGGGCCCGGCCGCGCACCCCGACATAGCGGCCGCCCGGCGCTTCGTCCGCGGCCTGGACGCGGCCGTCGCCGTGCCCCGTACGCCCGGACTCGACCCGGTCCGCCGCCTCGGCGCGCACGGGGTCGGCCGGCTGGCCCGGACCCTGCTCCGGGGCTGCCGCGGCCACGCCGCCGAGATGGAGCGCGGGGTCGCCGCGGCCGGCTCGGAGCGCGCGCAGACCGTCGACTACGGGGTCCGGATCGTCGCCCAGGAACAGGTCGGCCTCGCCTACGCGGGCTGGGACCGGCTGCTCACCCGGGTCGCGCTGCCCGCCTGGCGGATGGGCCGCTGGCCCGCCCGGCTCGACGCCGGCGTGGTCTCGGCGCTCACCGAACTGTCCCGCCGCGACCGGCTCGCCGAGGGCTTCACCTCCCGGCTCGGTGAACGGCCCGCCTGCGACCTCCTGGAGGAGCCGGGCGCGGTCGACGAGGCGACCTCACTGCTCGCCGCCCGCCTGTTCCACGGCGCTCCGGCCGGGCCGGGGGCGAACTGGGCGCCGGTGGAGTGGGGCGCGTACGCCGAGGAGGTCGTCGACCGTACGTGGCGTGCCGACGCGGCCCGCCTCCACCAGGTCCTCGACCGCGTCGCCCCGGACCCGGCGGCCCCGCCCGCCGAACGCCCCGCGGCGCCCGCCCCCACCGACGTACCGGACGCGCCGCCCACCCTGGCCCGGATCATCACCCACCTCACGGCACCCGAGCGGCCCGCCCCCGGACACCGCCCGGAGAGTCCGCAGAGCCCGGAAGGCCCGCGGGGCACGGAGAACCCGGACAGCACCGACGGCCTCGATGATCCGGACGGCGGCCTGGAAAGCCCCGCCGCCGACGAGCTCGCCGCCGCGCTCACCGCGCAGGCCGCCCGCGAGGAGCGCGGCCGCCCGGTCGCCCAGGCGCCGGAGGGCTTCGACGGCCCCGGCCCGCTGTTCCCGCTCCAGCCGCCCCGCAGCGGCCGGGACCTGCTCGCCGACCACGTCACGGCCATGGTCTGCTGCGCCGCCGTCGACACCACCGAGGCGGCCCCCGGCCTGGACTGGCTGGACGGACCGGCCCTGTTCGTCCGGGGCGAACGCTGCACGGACCTGACCGCCACCGTCCTCTCCCTCGTCGAGGACGGCGACCCGAAGCCGCTGCGCACCTGGCTGACCAGGGCCGGAGTCCGCCCCGAGAAGCCCGTCCGGCTGGTCTGA
- a CDS encoding phosphoribosylaminoimidazole-succinocarboxamide synthase (ATP binding site [chemical binding];~Phosphoribosylaminoimidazole-succinocarboxamidesynthase [Streptomyces venezuelae ATCC10712];~identified by MetaGeneAnnotator; putative;~non-metazoan 5-aminoimidazole-4-(N-succinylcarboxamide) ribonucleotide (SAICAR) synthase; cd01414;~substrate binding site [chemical binding]), whose protein sequence is MSGFVEKPEPVQVPGLTHLHTGKVRDLYRNEAGDLVMVASDRMSAYDWVLPTEIPDKGRVLTRLSLWWFDRLTDLVPNHVLSTDLPAGAPADWAGRTLICQSLDMVPVECVARGYLTGSGLVEYKESRTVCGLALPEGLTDGSELPAPIFTPATKAAVGDHDENVPYEEVARQAGAETAALLRQATLAVYSRARDIARERGIILADTKFEFGFAPGAEGEQRQLVLADEVLTPDSSRFWPADQWQPGRAQPSYDKQFVRDWLTSPASGWDRTSEQPPPALPEEVVAATRAKYLEAYELLTGEKWA, encoded by the coding sequence GTGTCCGGATTCGTAGAAAAGCCCGAACCCGTCCAGGTCCCGGGCCTGACCCATCTCCACACGGGCAAGGTCCGCGACCTGTACCGCAATGAGGCGGGCGACCTCGTCATGGTGGCGAGCGACCGCATGTCCGCGTACGACTGGGTGCTGCCCACCGAGATCCCGGACAAGGGCCGCGTCCTCACCCGGCTCTCCCTGTGGTGGTTCGACCGGCTCACCGACCTCGTGCCGAACCACGTCCTGTCGACCGACCTGCCGGCCGGCGCCCCCGCCGACTGGGCGGGCCGCACCCTGATCTGCCAGTCCCTGGACATGGTCCCGGTCGAGTGCGTGGCCCGCGGCTATCTGACCGGCTCCGGGCTCGTCGAGTACAAGGAGTCCCGCACGGTCTGCGGTCTCGCCCTCCCCGAGGGCCTGACGGACGGCTCCGAGCTGCCCGCGCCGATCTTCACCCCGGCGACCAAGGCCGCCGTCGGCGACCACGACGAGAACGTGCCGTACGAGGAGGTCGCCCGTCAGGCCGGCGCCGAGACCGCCGCGCTGCTGCGCCAGGCGACGCTCGCCGTCTACTCCCGGGCCCGGGACATCGCCCGCGAGCGCGGGATCATCCTGGCGGACACGAAGTTCGAGTTCGGCTTCGCGCCCGGCGCCGAGGGCGAGCAGCGGCAGCTGGTCCTCGCCGACGAGGTCCTCACCCCGGACTCCTCCCGCTTCTGGCCGGCCGACCAGTGGCAGCCGGGCCGCGCCCAGCCCTCGTACGACAAGCAGTTCGTGCGCGACTGGCTGACCTCGCCGGCCTCCGGCTGGGACCGGACGAGCGAGCAGCCGCCGCCGGCCCTGCCCGAGGAGGTCGTGGCGGCGACCCGGGCGAAGTACCTGGAGGCGTACGAGCTCCTCACCGGCGAGAAGTGGGCTTAA